In the genome of Arachis stenosperma cultivar V10309 chromosome 2, arast.V10309.gnm1.PFL2, whole genome shotgun sequence, the window TTTAGTATTAGttaaatttgaagaaaggaCAACTACGTTTCTAAAGATAAgggaaattgaattgaattttactaaattttaaaagaaaatgaatatAATTTACCCATAATCCAGGTTGGAGTATTAAAAAGTCTTCTTTAGAAGGGTTTGCCACTTGAATATAAATCTTTGGTGTTTTTAACATTATATGaagtatattaaaaataaataaattaattaaggaGAGCAAAAACCATTAATAAACCTTATACCTTATAACTTATTTGATAACTATACTGACAAGTTTAAATTCTTAGGACCTAATTATTGCCTAAACTTAAAATTACATAAGCAATTATTagaccaaaaatatttaatttaccatttcaaaatgtaaagtgcagatCAGACTTATAACACCACATGTAAGAGTGTTTCACCAACCAACACTACAAGAAGATTGAACCTCAACAGATTTAAGAGGTACAAGAGTATCAAAGCTTGAAACTTTCTTATAGCATTTACTACCAAAAGTACCATGAAACTGGCAACATAGACACAAAGGAGAAAATCATCCAAAAAAAACATATGACACAGCCTCCATGTCCATCATCATTTCCCTATACAATACCCTAAGCAAGAACATATTATGGAGCCAGTTTAGGAGAACCCTTTATAGAGAGACCCTTGTATACCTATAAAGATATCAGAGCTGAAGCAATGGTAATGCCATTACAACCCCAAAGATGGAGAATAGTAATAACATCATCCATGCTGGGAATGGTTGCTTTCCGTTTTTCTTTACAACCTTCAACTGTTCTACTCTTTTCGTTCCTTCTTCCGTAGAATCCAAATTCTTCTCCAAAAGAGCCTTTGGACTTGTGTCATTAGGCACTGTCTCTGATGATGCCTGCTCGGGAGGAACTTGTTCAGAAAGCTGCTGCTCCTGGTTGTACTTCTCCACATACTCAGGGAACATTTTCCTGAATGTTGCGCTGCATGGAAAGTTATCGAAGCAAGAGGAGTTAATGGTGAAAATGGGAGACAAAATGTAGAGACCTTGCTAAATTCTACGCTGACTTGTGAAAAGATGATGCAATAGACCTACTTCTTGCAATTGAAAGAAAGGGAAGATTTTGCTAAACGCTGCTTCTCGGCGGTGGTGGTGTTTACACTGCCGGTGGTTGGGCTGTTGTCCATCTGAAAGAATGAAGTCCATCAGATATCAAAAACTCGCAAGAAAATCTCTATACATGGCAAGGTACCAACTGCAAGCTACTAAAGCTATAAAGGAACAATAACTTGCATTTTTAATCCCATAACTCTGATTTGGTGAGCCAAGACAACTATCTTCCAAACAAAGAAATAAGATaggaaatggaaggaatacGAATTTAATTAGAATACAAAGAAGGCACGCACCATGAATGAAAGAAGCCCTGTGAGTATGCTGCATTCGTAAATTAGAAAGTTCAGTATAGACCATTAGAAAGCTGTATAGAAAAGTAACCAACATCTACAACTACTCTCAGTCTCAGATACAGGTTACTTGTGTAAAAGCATATAACCACAATCCAAAAGCTAAATGAATAGATTAAAAAACAAATCACATAACGAAACATCATAACTAAAATCAATCTGACCTTGAAACAGACCACATAGGATTCCAACTTTCAGGATGAACTGCAGAGCAGGAGCAGGAGCAGCAAAACACAGAAATATTAAATCAAAATCAGTATCTCATAATATTAACTGACTTGTGCTATACCAGATAAAAGAACTTACAATCACTCATAGACAAACAAATCTTTTTCTGCGTCATGAACCGTCCATTAGGTGTAGTCATGCTGCAATATAGAAAGTACACGTTTGAGTCAATATCATGATAAAACACATTTGGAAATGAGAATTGACAAGCATACAGTATCAAGAAGGATCACCTGATTCCAGGAGGCTTATATGGATATTCCGGAGGAAACTTGATTTTTCCGTAGTAATATCCACCTAACAAGAGGAGGAAAACATAAATAGGAATTGATAGCAATACATAACCTTGGACATGTTAGAAATAACAATCCCAATAGAACTAAAAAATTGGCGTGTTGAAATGCAATAATCACAATTTGCTAAATTGACAAACCTGCAAAAGGTGTTCCTTCGCTTCCCTCCAACACATAATCTGAAACATCATTAGAATAAGATCAGTATTGGCCAGTctaagaaataaattaaaattaaccatCTGACAAATCTTTTCCATTTTATTTGACAATATTAATGGTATTGAGGAGGGTGAGCCTAGCAACAAATGTAATATTGTTGTGCACCTTCACTATGAGTCTATGACCTGTTTGGTCAGAGAATCTACAACATTGATAAATGAACAAAACAAAGGTTCACAACATTGATAAATGAACAAAACAAAGGTtcaacacaaaaaaatttcttcTTTTTGACCATAGTAGTACCACATCAATGATATGAGCAATTAACAGTGATGCAAACTTACGCCATTCAAGAATATCATTTGGTGATGGGCGAGCTACAACATGGGACACTGGCTCCTGCAAATTTAACGTTGAAATTGAGCATAATCACGTTAATAATACCATCAATGTTCAtcattttttcttcaaaaatgaATAAAGAAATGCCATGTCAATTTGTCAATTTTTGATACCGTGCAACACAGTATGCTACACAAACATTCTACAAAGGggagaaataaaataaaataaaataaaaatacaaaggAAATGTCTTCTTTCATGGCTCaacttttatcttttataagCTGGAACATCAAATTACCCATTCAAGAAGCAAAAAATACAAGGGGAAAAAAAAGTGAAACGGAACAAATAAAATGATACAAACAAGTATagagttttaattcaaaagaatcAGTAAGCATATAAactttgaataaaaataaaaagtaaagcataattttgaaaaaacaaaagattCTATACTTTACAAAGAGCTCTGTATTCCTTCTGAAGGCGCTTGATACATGACTTTTCTGCCATCCAACAACTTCAAGCAGTATAAAGAGCACGCCTTTACACAGTACTTTGTCTCTTTATTATCCAATTAAGAATGTTCCTGCTAAGCATTGATCAAGAAGATATATAAATCAATATATTGAATATGAAATATAGAAAGTCACATATGCAATCTCCGCAAAATAGTTTACAAAAGTTAACAAAAATCAATTCCAAAATGAATGTGTGTGTAGGAGAGAGAGGGATAGGAGTGCCATGTAAAGCACGAAGATGGTAACACAAACATCACTACTCAAAGTGCATCAGTTTATCTTCTTTATCAGCACCACTAGCTGGTAACCATCAAAGGTTTGAACTATCACAATTCACAAGCCTACAGATCATATAATGATATGTATTTCTAAGGATTGCTGACCTTATTATGACAAAAGCTAGCTCAAAAGGAGAGGGTTGTCCTAATGAAAGGCTATCTTATCAAATCCTTAAGCAATTTGTGACTTAACCCATCCACATCCCCAGGACTTAACATACCATGAGTGAAGTTTCCAGAATTGGTCAATGTAGATGGTCCAACAGGATGGATTTGATAACATACTATCTGAAGATTATTGACCAAACTCAACGGCAAAATTAAGCTCAACAGAGGAGAGTTGCCCAATAGTGATTATTAGGGATAAAAGCAAAATGCCATTAGAGTTTTATTTTGCTAGATAGAAAGCAACTAGAATTATACTAATCCCCAGCTTCTTACATGTCTGCCCCAATGCATAAAATCATGAAAACAATCCTCCATGCAAAGTTACAAAGAACTAAACCTACTTATGCAAGAACCCTAAAACATAAAAATCATCCCAAGAGAACAATCACTGAGACTACTCCTGTATATCCCATTGTTCCATGAAGCCACTAGAATTGTATGCATCAGTAACCACAAACCAACAAacagtagaaataaaaaattcattcaTTCCTCAGATTAAACCTAGTTATTAATACATTATACAATCTTAAAATCCGTATTCCCTGCCTAAGCTATACAAACATTTCATGCCATCATTTAATGTCAACCCTAAATCCCTAATTGCAACCCTAAGTCACACTGTATAGGTAAAAATACTTTCTCCCCTTGAGTTTTCCATTCTCATATCACCCTCTGGTTTGATTCCACAGCTTAAATGTCCTGTCACtgaaataattaaacctaaacaCCATGATCCACGCGAAAATCCGCCTTGATTCTCTGTGTACTTCAATTTCTCATTGTTCTCACTACAGCGCTACGAATAATGAAAATCAATTCACGACCCCAGACATCAAAATCCACGAAATTTCACAATCAGatcataaaaatcaaatcttgaTCATACACCCGCCAGAAAAGAATAAAACCCCCAGACTCAGAATAACAACAAGTTCAAATCTTCAAAGCGcagattaataataaaagattgaaaatttttcttttgtgaGCATACAgcgaagaaagaagaagaaaaattcacCTGAGAGGCTGAGATCCGCTTTTGTTTTCTGTTCCAATTAGGTTCGACGatgcagaaaagaaaagaaaagaaaaaataaaactgaTTTGGAATTTATTTATGATTTCTGATACTccgttttaattattttttcccctttcagggaAAAAACAGACAGAGAAGAAGGGGAAAATAGGGATCCTCAAAACGGCGTCGTTTAAACTtggcagagagagagagagagagagagagagtgagtgtGTGAGAAAGTGGGCTTTGTATTGCATTGTTGTCTGTGCGGTGGCCTTATTATTAATTTAGGCAAAGTCAATGTGAATTATTTTTAGAAGAGTGTTAAAGAGCAGCAACTATTGTGATTTGTAGTGATTAAGtagttattaataatattttaatagtaTGAAATTTTATTCAATAATATAGATTATTCATCTTTCTtttgctggttacatgctgattagaatttaataaaattattggtcctctaaattttttcttatttttaagtaaaaattcacatctaattatatttatgtaaaattaataattaattattattagataataatttaattaaatatattaaattatttaataattttaaattggtgtatatttttatttaattaaattttttaattattaaataaaatgataatttagtttgaagaattttatattagataaatatatttttaaagaataaaaaatatataatagatcCTTAAAATTGGTTTTCATTGGATATTTTAagtttttctattaaaaaatatttaatgtcATTAGTAAGCAAGattaatttatctaatttaaaataaaaataatagaaataaatgaaataaaagcACTTTTGGTAGAATTTACCATCCTAATTCTAGATCTAAATTCACCTCTCTTATAAACGGTTACAACTTACAAGCCAGTCAAATACAGTGAAATTAGTACCTGGATCCCTAAAATCATACATATTAATTATCTGAACATTTAAAACTAAACAAATTGATCCATGTTCACTAATAACGTCAAGTGTTTTTTTATAGAAATAACTtaagttaatataaaatataacgaaagtttaaaataatatttaatataatattattttaagtgaaaataataataataataataataataataataataataataatagattaAATAAGAAGTAAATATTCAATACTAAAATACTtgaatagattaaatataatatatatgtatatatataaattaactaaaaataatagaTTACAATAGTTCCTAAATTGGATTAACactataatttattatttattataaagtATTAACTAACATTAAGTTtgaatatacaaaaaaaaaaatcattgttaaaataaaattggtaaggatagagtatttttaaaaaaaaaaaaaattaagggtgatttctgttatttattctatttattgGCATAGCTTTCATTGTTATGCATGATTTGTCAATTAGCCACATTTTTTTTTCCAACTGAGTTGGATAGTTCACACTTATTATATACATGTAATGAGCTTCTGCAAACTCTTTGTCCACCAATAATATCTAGAAAGAAGTTAAAAACACTTATTACATGATGATAATGTTCCAGTCCAGAAGATTCGACTCCAACTATGAACTACCAACAAAATATCTGTTCTCTTTATTGGGACcccatatatataattattggacttctttatttatcaaaaaataaatgattGGTGTTCTTCAACTACTTGTCTTCTCTCTGATGTTTtcagatgttttttttttaaaatatatataatattctgTAGTGTTGAACCATTGCCTTTGATTCAACTAAGCATCTGTATAGTTAATAGTTAGGATTATTATACTATGGGGGAGccaatggaatatttgtacaatgcGTACAATAGAGGTTTaaggagtattagagatataactattAGTGTTACCTTTTTTCATCAGCGTAAGCCTCTGGAATGAGTGATATCATGATATGGTATTAGAGCTTTAGATCTATTAGAGCTTTAGATCCAAAAGTCAATAGTTCGATTCTTGGTGAACCCTAAAATCAGCTTAAACTTTTGGGATGAATTGTTTTATGacatgagatgtttattatcctagtactcggatggttattataggtgatgttcattttgtaattCATATAACTCgttgtacacattgtataaataagTCATTAGCTCCTAGCAGGACTCTTATACTAATAATTAGGTGACTCTAAATCCTAATAAATTCAGATAAGTAACACTCCAATAGTTTATTTAGAAACGCTTCATTAAGGAAGTGAAAATTATGTTAGGATTTAACATATAGTAATTTTAGAATATTACTTACTAACATATAGTACCAGTTGCTATTGAAATCTCATTCTTTATGATTCTGTGTAGTGTTGTATAAAActttttgtaataaattttcACTAAGAATTTAAGAATGTTTGatgtgtgtttttatttttagtatttttattttcaaaattttgtaaaaaaaaaaaagaaaatgatgaaaataatataattctatttttttttcataaaattttaaaaaatactaaaaataaaaatgaaaatcaCACCTTAAATTTCTCTTGCCTTTCCTTTATTGGCTCTTTTATGATTTAGATGAAGATCATGGGGGGAAATCCAAAAGGCACCTACTCTTGCGCCCTTTTTTTGTCTGctgaaaaataacaaagttGATGCAAAAACAGCTATGTGAGTTTACTTTTGttttgtaaaataattaaacctcaAAGGACCTTCAATTTATGTATGATATTCTATGCATGTACACTACTAGATTTTTCACTTTTTAATTAATGTAATTCTGTTAACtgtcaaaaaagaaaaatctcaaaggagagaagaagctttctttttttatcctaGCCTCATTATTGTAAAACTTTTATGAGAGATAGTCTGGTAATAAAAGTTCTAATATAGATGATGCTGAAGTAAATAATTTACTTTAATCAAAATGAATTTAACCATAGTATAGATAAATAGCCATATAATATCCAAACTTCAAATGTATTTATGCTGAAAAGTGATTGTTTAAAAGTGGTGAAGACTCTCAAATAATGAATACGGAGTGAAACTTGTTTTAAATCACTCATTATTAATGCACTCTCTCTTTTAAGAAATTTTGGATTAGATTCTTTTAGATATGTTAGAAAAAATGGAATAGAATAACTTATGAATTTGTTTAAACGACtcttattaatttaaatttagtgTGGACTAAAGAGGTCTCACCTAGAGTATCTTTAATGTTAgttctaatttcaattttattttgggttttataaaaatatttgtggGACCATATATCATAAATAGTGATTTAAAATTCAAAGTGAAATTTGCTCCTCGAATACTTAGTCTtagtttatttaaaattttatagtatattttatttattaacataattaattaattatacaaatgacaaaattttattaattttccaTCAAAGTGATACCTTATCTTTAAAGTGATACCGCTTTTATTTCATATATCAATTTCAATACGATTTCAATTCTAAATCAATTCACTTTTTAAAAGTATCATTCAAAAGTAATACTCTAAAAATACTCTATTAGAGATGTTCTGATTGGACATTTTATTTGCTATGGAATAAAATTTCTCCTTTTAGTAGAAAAAAGTATGGCTTTTTGCAAGAGGAAAAATGGCAACAACAAAGTCTATCTAATAATATTTACTGTATctttaccaaaaaaaaatatttattatatcttctctttttttttctttatatatatatatatacaaaacttaaattcaaaattcttatttaaaagaaaaaaaaagtttgtcCTCCACTTCACCAATCCAATGTTGATAAATGTCTCACTTTTTACTTTATAATTGGAAAATATAATGAATTTTACTTCCCAAGAAATTTACTTACAGCTCaaatacatatattttatatggcAACATCATCACGTGCCTAACCACATGACCTTTCTGTCACCATTCCATTTTCACCAAATCCTCAGGTCAGAAAATGCCATAGTAGGTGCACCCAAATAAAGGTTACACAATGGCCACATGATCCCAACTATATGCACCAAATCCCAAACTAGAATTTTCACCATTTTCACAATTCTTCTTAGAAAACATTTGAAGATACTTGACTCAATGCCACATTCAATTCATCTTTAACTACAATAAAATAAGAATCAAGAATCCAATACTCTCTTCTACTACTACTATTATACCATGAAGCCTTTGTTCATCATAGCACTAATAACTTCTCTTGTTCTTGTACTTCCATTATTGATATCACCATCAACATGCTCTTCCACTACATCTACAAGGGTCAAAGTTGAAGTTCCACAATCCACACACGTGTTGTATTCTTCATGGGGATTGAGGAAGAACAAGAACTCCCCTAAGCAGAGGGTGGAGTCTTGTTTCAGAGCAATTCCTCCAAGCAAGTCTAATCCCACACAAAACAAGTAAAACTCAATATAATTGTACCAATATCAATGTCATAACTAGCCTTGTATCCCCCTCCTTTTCTTAGCTTTTTTTGTTACTCTAATTAATTCATTTTGAGTTTAATATATGCAATGTAGTTTACAGTTTTTTCTAGCCAACCTGTTTGAGTTATATGACATACTAAAATCCATAATTCTTTAGTTCCTATGTTGCTTTTCATTGTAATCAATTGAAATCAAAATGAAAAGTAACCACAACATAGATATCTATGTTGCTTTCCTCAAGAATATAGAAATCCAGAAATGAACAACCATTCCTTCATTTCTCACAAGTCAAAACATATATATTCTCCCAACTGGGTTTGGATTCGCTCCCATTCATTTTTAACATGATCTTGCCATGTTTATATCTCCTATTTGATTGTTCATTACTTTAGTTTGCAAACATGGCAAAGTCatattcaaataaaatcaaCAGGATCCAAACCCAGCACTAAAATGATAGTTTACAACTTCACTGTTCTCTAAAAACTTGTCTAGCGTGGAAAAGCATATCACAATAGTGAATAAAACAACAATTTAAATTAACTTAAATCTGAGGGAAATTGGTGAACTAAAAGCTTAATCATTCTTGCTTAATCATAATTCACACAATACAAAAGTCACTTAATAAAGCACAAAAACAAGTTTCAAGCTAATAAAAGAATTCATTGTTATGTTTGGAAAAGAGAAATGCCGCATACGACAATGATTGCATAAACAGCACAATCAATGAACACAGCATCCATAGCGTTCTTCATAACCAAGCATAATTCCAATGTCCTAGCAAGCTGTGCGTATTGATCTCCATCAGAAGGAGTTCTATACTCTCTCCCGTTAGACCTTCGAAAACCTCTTTGCTTGCCAGAAAGAACACGTGCAGCCACAATCGACAAATCAGTTACCAAAACTAAGTACAGTGGCCTAAAGCTTGTTATACTCTTAATCAACTTGCTACTCATCAGAGAAAATCCTAGATAAGAAGCAACTACAAGTACAGCCACAATGACAGAACAAAGAAGGCGGGTAAACCTTGAGGCATCAATGGCAGAACTTATTTCACTTGGGGTGATCTGAAGTTTAGATTCTCCCATCTGTGGCATTTGTCGTGACTGTTGCTCGGTCTCTATGATATCAGGAGGCAAATCTTGAGATGGCTGAACATGCTCATCTTGAGATGCAAGAACACCTGAAATTGCACTTTTGGGCTCGTGTTCATGCAATGGTGTTTGGCTTCCACTGACACTTGCATCGCCTTCGCGGGATGGAACAACAACCGAATTGTGATTTAACATAATAGAATCTGATTTCTTCTCTGCCTCGTCATTAGGCAAAGCTGAAAAGAAACAGGGCTTGTCAACAAAATGGTAATTACTATTCATTCCAACATACAATTTTGTAGGAAATTTATCCTAGCCATTCTAGATATCCATATTCCCTAACCAACAAGATTCTTAATCTTATAGGTAAACTACCGAAACGAGAcccaaaaatttatataactgacaaaaataatttcaaaagaTACGAACAACCATTAAACCCTTGAAAGATTTAAAAAGTGACAAAAATAACCACATATTagatacatattctcaaagaGCTTTAGAGAACGGATTTTGATGCCCTTTTTTGCGAGTATGATTAGAAAAAATGAAACATTTTCATCCATAAAATTTGGTGATTCTACCACAGTGAATTTTTTGGTGAATGAccacttttattttgaaaagaagaaaaaagaggtCCAGTGATCAAATTTTGCTCTAGTTTTTGCATGCATCTTCTAAATACTTATCCAAAtgttcatacaaaaatttgaatcaaatgCACACCTCGTTTGCCAAAAACAAAATTAGTTTGTTactaataaaacaaaatatatttttggttatttttatcAGGTTTTTAAATCTTTAGAAAGCTTGTTTATCGTTCGTATCTTTCGGATATTTTTTCAGTAATATGGACTTTCAGGTACCATTCTGTTAGTTTACCCTAATCTTATTTTATGAAATGAATCAACCAATAAAATTGTCTAAAACTTCTGGTCTGATTCAAGAAAATAATAGACTCTACCCTACCGACTGGTTGACTACTACCTCTGTCTACTACATACTGTTATTTTGAGAAAATACGTACATCACATCTAGATACATTAATTTTTTGACGTACTGTTTTTGTCAAACTTACATTCATGGATGCAGGGGATAGTTGTCTAACTAATATGATAGATGTTAAATCTTCTGAATTCAACTTCGTGATAAATTGATACAAATGCAATAGCTAATCTAGAAAACCAAGTTCTCTGGCTAATGACATCCTCAATCTTATTTCACAAAACAATTTCTAATGAAATGCTTAAACATCTAAATCTTATTCATACAAGCAGTGAGTAGCCGCTACAAACTCACTAGTTGCCTATCCAATATGAAAATGATTAACAATTCCAAATCCAATAGCCAATCTAGAGAACCTAATTCTCATAGCCAACAAATTCAAGCCCATTCTCACTTCAAAGTATGAATCTAGTTATGAATTGTTCGGAACTCAACATCATTTACCTAATTGAATTATGTTATCTCATATTCAAAAGAAGCTTATAATCAAGAGTAACTAATCCCTAAGTCAATTAACAGTCAAAACTGACTAATCAATTGATGGGGCAACTAATAGTAGCTACAGGAATTAGGTGTGAATATAAGAATTCTAGGGTCTGGAATCGGATTGcataagaaattaaaaacaagTAAAAATGCTACTGCAATTTGTGAGTTTTTGTTCTGAATTTGAGATTCAGTTATGAAGAAAGGGAAAGGTGAGAAAAGATGGAAAACGTACTTGTGGTAGTAAAGGTAGTGGTTGGATGACCGGAACGAGATGAAGAATCGGGTTGTGGCTGAGTTGGGAGGGTTTGGATCCGACCCGTAATGAAGGCGAGGCGGTCGGATCCTTGATCGAGGATCCTTCTTCGTCTTCGGGTTTCTCTGCTGTTCTCTGCCATCGTTTGTTACTCGCAGCTCTCGAATTAGTCTCGGCCTTTTtcaattcataataaaaatttcagtcaaaataaaagaattactaTAGGGGTTAAAATTTCGACACAAGGTCAATACTCAATTTGATCCGTGAACTTGCACTCTAATCTTAATTTAGTCTTTGAAGTTTTAATTGTCTCTATTTagcaaggttgcgagaaccgaaCTGATCATTGAAAccgatttaattaaatatacaataaaattattttaatattaaatttcaaaaattcaaattcaatgatttctaaactaataaaattcaaaattttataatttcacaTAATAACTTGTtcatattttatcattaaaaattcacaaaataaaaaaaattctaaataacTTCTAAGCTCTAATCAAGTAATCAGCAGCAACACTCATCACATCAACAACGAAAATTTAGAATAAGAAAATTTTCAACAATAACTTCTAATAATCAAATAATCAGCCACAATGGAAAACACAATCTTACACAAAAACtcaaaccattggcaaaagaatttagaatcacaaaaattttcaacaaaGGCTTCTAATAAAGTATTCAACAACAAAA includes:
- the LOC130961583 gene encoding ubiquitin-conjugating enzyme E2 34-like; its protein translation is MAEKSCIKRLQKEYRALCKEPVSHVVARPSPNDILEWHYVLEGSEGTPFAGGYYYGKIKFPPEYPYKPPGISMTTPNGRFMTQKKICLSMSDFHPESWNPMWSVSSILTGLLSFMMDNSPTTGSVNTTTAEKQRLAKSSLSFNCKNATFRKMFPEYVEKYNQEQQLSEQVPPEQASSETVPNDTSPKALLEKNLDSTEEGTKRVEQLKVVKKNGKQPFPAWMMLLLFSIFGVVMALPLLQL
- the LOC130960462 gene encoding uncharacterized protein LOC130960462, with protein sequence MAENSRETRRRRRILDQGSDRLAFITGRIQTLPTQPQPDSSSRSGHPTTTFTTTTLPNDEAEKKSDSIMLNHNSVVVPSREGDASVSGSQTPLHEHEPKSAISGVLASQDEHVQPSQDLPPDIIETEQQSRQMPQMGESKLQITPSEISSAIDASRFTRLLCSVIVAVLVVASYLGFSLMSSKLIKSITSFRPLYLVLVTDLSIVAARVLSGKQRGFRRSNGREYRTPSDGDQYAQLARTLELCLVMKNAMDAVFIDCAVYAIIVVCGISLFQT